A window from Gorilla gorilla gorilla isolate KB3781 chromosome 21, NHGRI_mGorGor1-v2.1_pri, whole genome shotgun sequence encodes these proteins:
- the PCMTD2 gene encoding protein-L-isoaspartate O-methyltransferase domain-containing protein 2 isoform X1 — protein MGGAVSAGEDNDELIDNLKEAQYIRTELVEQAFRAIDRADYYLEEFKENAYKDLAWKHGNIHLSAPCIYSEVMEALDLQPGLSFLNLGSGTGYLSSMVGLILGPFGVNHGVELHSDVIEYAKQKLDFFIRTSDSFDKFDFCEPSFVTGNCLEISPDCSQYDRVYCGAGVQKEHEEYMKNLLKVGGILVMPLEEKLTKITRTGPSAWETKKILAVSFAPLIQPCHSESGKSRLVQLPPVAVRSLQDLARIAIRGTIKKIIHQETVSRNGNGLKNTPRFKRRRVRRRRMETIVFLDKEVFASRISNPSDDNSGEDLEEERREEEEKTPPETKPDPPVNFLRQKVLSLPLPDPLKYYLLYYREK, from the exons ATGGGCGGTGCTGTGAGTGCTGGTGAAGACAATGATGAGCTGATAGATAATTTGAAAGAAGCACAGTATATCCGGACTGAACTGGTAGAGCAGGCTTTCAGAGCCATCGATCGTGCAGACTATTATCTtgaagaatttaaagaaaatgcttATAAAGACTTGGCATGGAAGCATGGAAACATTCACCTCTCAGCCCCGTGCATCTACTCGGAGGTGATGGAAGCCCTAGATCTGCAGCCTGGACTCTCGTTTTTGAACCTGGGCAGTGGCACTGGGTATCTCAGCTCCATGGTGGGCCTCATTCTAG GTCCTTTTGGTGTGAACCATGGGGTGGAACTTCACTCAGATGTGATAGAGTATGCAAAGCAGAAACTGGACTTCTTCATCAGAACAAGTGATAGTTTTGACAA GTTTGACTTCTGTGAACCTTCCTTTGTTACTGGGAATTGCCTGGAGATTTCTCCGGATTGTTCTCAGTATGATCGTGTATACTGTGGGGCTGGTGTGCAGAAAGAGCATGAAGAGTACATGAAGAATCTTCTCAAAGTGGGAGGGATCCTTGTCATGCCACTGGAAGAGAAG TTGACTAAGATAACACGCACAGGTCCTTCAGCTTGGGAAACCAAAAAGATTCTTGCTGTTTCTTTTGCTCCTCTGATCCAGCCCTGCCATTCAGAGTCAGGAAAATCAAGACTTGTCCAGTTAC CACCGGTGGCAGTTCGCAGCCTCCAGGACTTGGCTCGCATCGCCATCCGGGGCACCataaaaaagattattcatcagGAAACTGTGAGCAGAAACGGAAACGGACTAAAGAACACCCCCAGGTTTAAACGAAGGAGAGTTCGCCGCCGTCGAATGGAAACAATTGTCTTTTTGGACAAAGAAGTCTTTGCCAGTCGGATTTCCAACCCCTCAGATGACAACAGCGGTGAAGACTTGGAAGAGGAACggagggaagaagaagagaagacccCGCCAGAAACAAAGCCAGACCCCCCAGTGAACTTCCTACGCCAGAAGGTCCTGAGCCTCCCTCTGCCAGATCCCCTGAAATACTACTTGCTTTATTACAGAGAAAAATAA
- the PCMTD2 gene encoding protein-L-isoaspartate O-methyltransferase domain-containing protein 2 isoform X3 encodes MGGAVSAGEDNDELIDNLKEAQYIRTELVEQAFRAIDRADYYLEEFKENAYKDLAWKHGNIHLSAPCIYSEVMEALDLQPGLSFLNLGSGTGYLSSMVGLILGPFGVNHGVELHSDVIEYAKQKLDFFIRTSDSFDKFDFCEPSFVTGNCLEISPDCSQYDRVYCGAGVQKEHEEYMKNLLKVGGILVMPLEEKLTKITRTGPSAWETKKILAVSFAPLIQPCHSESGKSRLVQLRYFSRLLNLQRAVAGHTIESRGRT; translated from the exons ATGGGCGGTGCTGTGAGTGCTGGTGAAGACAATGATGAGCTGATAGATAATTTGAAAGAAGCACAGTATATCCGGACTGAACTGGTAGAGCAGGCTTTCAGAGCCATCGATCGTGCAGACTATTATCTtgaagaatttaaagaaaatgcttATAAAGACTTGGCATGGAAGCATGGAAACATTCACCTCTCAGCCCCGTGCATCTACTCGGAGGTGATGGAAGCCCTAGATCTGCAGCCTGGACTCTCGTTTTTGAACCTGGGCAGTGGCACTGGGTATCTCAGCTCCATGGTGGGCCTCATTCTAG GTCCTTTTGGTGTGAACCATGGGGTGGAACTTCACTCAGATGTGATAGAGTATGCAAAGCAGAAACTGGACTTCTTCATCAGAACAAGTGATAGTTTTGACAA GTTTGACTTCTGTGAACCTTCCTTTGTTACTGGGAATTGCCTGGAGATTTCTCCGGATTGTTCTCAGTATGATCGTGTATACTGTGGGGCTGGTGTGCAGAAAGAGCATGAAGAGTACATGAAGAATCTTCTCAAAGTGGGAGGGATCCTTGTCATGCCACTGGAAGAGAAG TTGACTAAGATAACACGCACAGGTCCTTCAGCTTGGGAAACCAAAAAGATTCTTGCTGTTTCTTTTGCTCCTCTGATCCAGCCCTGCCATTCAGAGTCAGGAAAATCAAGACTTGTCCAGTTAC GTTATTTTAGCCGCCTTTTAAATCTACAAAGAGCTGTTGCCGGTCACACCATTGAAAGCCGAGGACGCACATAA
- the PCMTD2 gene encoding protein-L-isoaspartate O-methyltransferase domain-containing protein 2 isoform X4, whose protein sequence is MGGAVSAGEDNDELIDNLKEAQYIRTELVEQAFRAIDRADYYLEEFKENAYKDLAWKHGNIHLSAPCIYSEVMEALDLQPGLSFLNLGSGTGYLSSMVGLILGPFGVNHGVELHSDVIEYAKQKLDFFIRTSDSFDKFDFCEPSFVTGNCLEISPDCSQYDRVYCGAGVQKEHEEYMKNLLKVGGILVMPLEEKLTKITRTGPSAWETKKILAVSFAPLIQPCHSESGKSRLVQLPTEWM, encoded by the exons ATGGGCGGTGCTGTGAGTGCTGGTGAAGACAATGATGAGCTGATAGATAATTTGAAAGAAGCACAGTATATCCGGACTGAACTGGTAGAGCAGGCTTTCAGAGCCATCGATCGTGCAGACTATTATCTtgaagaatttaaagaaaatgcttATAAAGACTTGGCATGGAAGCATGGAAACATTCACCTCTCAGCCCCGTGCATCTACTCGGAGGTGATGGAAGCCCTAGATCTGCAGCCTGGACTCTCGTTTTTGAACCTGGGCAGTGGCACTGGGTATCTCAGCTCCATGGTGGGCCTCATTCTAG GTCCTTTTGGTGTGAACCATGGGGTGGAACTTCACTCAGATGTGATAGAGTATGCAAAGCAGAAACTGGACTTCTTCATCAGAACAAGTGATAGTTTTGACAA GTTTGACTTCTGTGAACCTTCCTTTGTTACTGGGAATTGCCTGGAGATTTCTCCGGATTGTTCTCAGTATGATCGTGTATACTGTGGGGCTGGTGTGCAGAAAGAGCATGAAGAGTACATGAAGAATCTTCTCAAAGTGGGAGGGATCCTTGTCATGCCACTGGAAGAGAAG TTGACTAAGATAACACGCACAGGTCCTTCAGCTTGGGAAACCAAAAAGATTCTTGCTGTTTCTTTTGCTCCTCTGATCCAGCCCTGCCATTCAGAGTCAGGAAAATCAAGACTTGTCCAGTTAC CCACAGAATGGATGTAA
- the PCMTD2 gene encoding protein-L-isoaspartate O-methyltransferase domain-containing protein 2 isoform X2 — protein sequence MGGAVSAGEDNDELIDNLKEAQYIRTELVEQAFRAIDRADYYLEEFKENAYKDLAWKHGNIHLSAPCIYSEVMEALDLQPGLSFLNLGSGTGYLSSMVGLILGPFGVNHGVELHSDVIEYAKQKLDFFIRTSDSFDKFDFCEPSFVTGNCLEISPDCSQYDRVYCGAGVQKEHEEYMKNLLKVGGILVMPLEEKPCHSESGKSRLVQLPPVAVRSLQDLARIAIRGTIKKIIHQETVSRNGNGLKNTPRFKRRRVRRRRMETIVFLDKEVFASRISNPSDDNSGEDLEEERREEEEKTPPETKPDPPVNFLRQKVLSLPLPDPLKYYLLYYREK from the exons ATGGGCGGTGCTGTGAGTGCTGGTGAAGACAATGATGAGCTGATAGATAATTTGAAAGAAGCACAGTATATCCGGACTGAACTGGTAGAGCAGGCTTTCAGAGCCATCGATCGTGCAGACTATTATCTtgaagaatttaaagaaaatgcttATAAAGACTTGGCATGGAAGCATGGAAACATTCACCTCTCAGCCCCGTGCATCTACTCGGAGGTGATGGAAGCCCTAGATCTGCAGCCTGGACTCTCGTTTTTGAACCTGGGCAGTGGCACTGGGTATCTCAGCTCCATGGTGGGCCTCATTCTAG GTCCTTTTGGTGTGAACCATGGGGTGGAACTTCACTCAGATGTGATAGAGTATGCAAAGCAGAAACTGGACTTCTTCATCAGAACAAGTGATAGTTTTGACAA GTTTGACTTCTGTGAACCTTCCTTTGTTACTGGGAATTGCCTGGAGATTTCTCCGGATTGTTCTCAGTATGATCGTGTATACTGTGGGGCTGGTGTGCAGAAAGAGCATGAAGAGTACATGAAGAATCTTCTCAAAGTGGGAGGGATCCTTGTCATGCCACTGGAAGAGAAG CCCTGCCATTCAGAGTCAGGAAAATCAAGACTTGTCCAGTTAC CACCGGTGGCAGTTCGCAGCCTCCAGGACTTGGCTCGCATCGCCATCCGGGGCACCataaaaaagattattcatcagGAAACTGTGAGCAGAAACGGAAACGGACTAAAGAACACCCCCAGGTTTAAACGAAGGAGAGTTCGCCGCCGTCGAATGGAAACAATTGTCTTTTTGGACAAAGAAGTCTTTGCCAGTCGGATTTCCAACCCCTCAGATGACAACAGCGGTGAAGACTTGGAAGAGGAACggagggaagaagaagagaagacccCGCCAGAAACAAAGCCAGACCCCCCAGTGAACTTCCTACGCCAGAAGGTCCTGAGCCTCCCTCTGCCAGATCCCCTGAAATACTACTTGCTTTATTACAGAGAAAAATAA